A genomic stretch from Halobellus sp. LT62 includes:
- a CDS encoding TIGR00300 family protein: protein MSLTRTVELEGHIIDSGTLQRAFGIVMDFGGSFEIETFDVGRHKDETSYCRMTVSADDERSLREILHELHQNGANLADPVDARVEPAPADQVVPQGFYSTTNHPTEIRYDGEWIPVEHIEMDCAIVVEQSAGDNTDARAYTKVLNAIREGDLVVTDEAGIRVKPPDRPRDSSGPFGFMQGGVSSERPSESLIREVADAIVATEERDESVLVVAGPAVIHAGGGDDLARLIREGYVDLLSAGNGFATHDIEHGLYGTSLGMDMETMEHPRKGHKHHIYAISEIIRAGGIEPAVAEGIVTEGVMYECVENDVPYVLAGSIRDDGPLPDTITDAVEAQEAIREQAREADLVLLLSSLLHSVAVGNCLPSTTKVVCVDINPATVTQLLDRGSSQAIGMVTDVGTFVPLLADAVLDSAA from the coding sequence ATGAGCCTCACGCGAACCGTCGAACTCGAGGGCCACATCATCGATTCGGGGACGCTCCAGCGCGCCTTCGGGATCGTGATGGACTTCGGCGGCAGCTTCGAGATCGAGACGTTCGACGTCGGGCGGCACAAAGACGAGACGTCGTACTGCCGGATGACCGTCAGCGCCGACGACGAGCGGTCGCTCCGGGAGATCCTCCACGAACTGCACCAAAATGGCGCGAACCTCGCGGATCCCGTCGACGCGCGGGTCGAGCCCGCCCCGGCGGATCAAGTCGTCCCACAGGGCTTCTACTCGACGACGAACCACCCGACGGAGATCAGATACGACGGCGAGTGGATCCCCGTCGAGCACATCGAGATGGACTGCGCGATCGTGGTCGAGCAATCGGCGGGTGACAATACCGACGCCCGGGCGTACACGAAAGTCCTGAACGCGATCCGCGAGGGCGACCTCGTCGTCACCGACGAGGCGGGCATCCGCGTCAAGCCGCCGGACCGGCCCCGCGATTCCTCCGGCCCGTTCGGCTTTATGCAGGGCGGCGTCTCCTCGGAACGGCCCTCCGAGTCGCTGATCCGGGAGGTCGCCGACGCGATCGTCGCGACCGAAGAGCGGGACGAGTCGGTGCTGGTCGTCGCCGGTCCGGCGGTCATCCACGCGGGCGGCGGCGACGACCTCGCCCGACTGATCCGCGAGGGCTATGTCGATCTGCTCTCGGCGGGCAACGGCTTCGCCACCCACGACATCGAGCACGGCCTCTACGGGACGTCGCTGGGAATGGATATGGAGACGATGGAACACCCCCGAAAGGGCCACAAACACCACATCTATGCGATCAGCGAGATCATCCGCGCCGGCGGCATCGAACCGGCGGTCGCGGAGGGAATCGTCACCGAGGGCGTGATGTACGAGTGCGTCGAGAACGACGTGCCCTACGTGCTCGCGGGGTCGATCCGCGACGACGGACCGCTGCCGGACACGATCACTGACGCGGTCGAGGCGCAAGAGGCGATCCGCGAGCAGGCCCGGGAGGCCGACCTCGTGCTGCTTCTCTCCTCGCTGCTGCACTCGGTCGCGGTCGGCAACTGCCTCCCGTCGACGACGAAGGTCGTCTGCGTCGATATCAACCCCGCGACGGTGACGCAACTGCTCGACCGCGGCAGTTCGCAGGCGATCGGGATGGTGACCGACGTCGGGACGTTCGTCCCGCTGCTCGCCGACGCGGTGCTGGATTCCGCAGCGTAG
- a CDS encoding universal stress protein has protein sequence MTTYVLATNHVDTSARLCDYLVDRISGSDEIHAVNSQRGGDKTDVGDIRDGEEALNVVSSRLGGIATVETHQFVRGNDPYEDVLEQAEKIDADEIAIGIRKRNPTAKVVFGSTAQRILLHSNRPMVVVPLEDVE, from the coding sequence ACCTACGTCCTCGCGACGAACCACGTCGACACGAGCGCGCGACTCTGCGATTACCTCGTCGACCGGATCTCCGGCAGCGACGAGATCCACGCAGTGAACTCACAGCGCGGCGGCGACAAGACCGACGTCGGTGATATCCGCGACGGGGAGGAGGCGCTCAACGTCGTCTCCTCGCGGCTCGGAGGCATCGCGACGGTCGAGACCCACCAGTTCGTCCGCGGTAACGACCCCTACGAGGACGTCCTCGAACAGGCCGAGAAGATCGACGCCGACGAGATCGCTATCGGCATCAGAAAGCGGAACCCGACCGCGAAGGTCGTCTTCGGCAGCACCGCCCAGCGCATCCTGCTGCACTCGAACCGGCCGATGGTCGTCGTTCCGCTCGAAGACGTCGAGTGA